A segment of the Synechococcus sp. CBW1002 genome:
GACGGGCCTGGTCCACAACCTGTTCCAGTTCGTTGTGGGCTTCCGCCACCTGCAGGAAGGCTTCTGCGTAGGGCGTGGTGATGGAGTTGAGCAGCGGCATCAGGCGTTACCCATCGATTGGATGGCCTGCTCGATGAAACGGGCCTGGGCCTGGTCATCGAGCTTGCCAGGAAGGCTTGAGAGGGCCTTGTCAATGGCCAGCTGGGCGGCCTGGCGTCGCAGCAGGGTGGTGACCCTGGCCGCTTCGGACTCGAGATCATTGCTGGAGCTCTGCTTGATCCGCGCCATGTCCTCGATGGTGCGCTTCTCGATCTCGAGGCGGATCGACTGGGCACGCTCCTTGCCTTCAGCGCGGATCTGATCGGCCTTCTTCTGGGCCTGACCAAGATCCTGCTGGGCCGTGGCAAGCGAGGCCGTGGCCTTGGCCAGGCGCTCCTCTGCGTCCTTGAGATCAGAAAGGATGAGGGCCCGACGGCGCTCAAGGATGCCACCGAGGAAGCTGGGGAGGAACTTCCAGAGGCAGGCGATCACGATCGCCAGGTTGATGATGTTGGATTCGAAGATGTTGAAGTTGAGGCCGAAGCCTCCCTCCGAAGCCATCACCAGGGGAAGGGGAAGATTCATTTGGTGGCAGCCAGCAGACGTTCGACGATCAGATCACCGAGTTGGTCGGCATCTCCCTGAAGCTGTGTCATGGCCGATTCCCGCTGGGAATCAATCTCACGACGCGCCTGTTCGCGCGATGCGTTGGCTTCGGCCGTCGCAGTGGCCAGGGCGTCACGATAGAGGCGATCGGATTCCTGTTCAGCGTCGAGGATCAGCTTCTGGGTGTGGAGACGGGCCTCCTTGAGCTGCTCCTTCAATTCAGTCTCCAGACGCTCCACCTGGGCCAGCTTCTGCTTGGCCTCGGCACGACTGGTACTGATGTAATCCTCTCGCTCTTCCACGACCCGACCGACCGGGCGGAAAAACAGGGCATTGAGAATGAAGGTGAGGACGACAATCTGCACTGCCATCAGCGGCAGAGTGGCGTCGAGGTCGAACAGACCTCCTTCGGGTGCACCTGCTTCGGCAAGCAGAAGCCAGCTGGTCATGGGGCGGGAGTGGCGAGCGGACGTCCGGAGAAAAACCGGAGGGAGAACGCGGAGCGAACGGACAACGATGCGGACGAGGCCCAGGAAACCATCGGTTCCAGGGACCTCGGATCACATCCAGTTCCGATCAGCCGGCGAAGGGGTTGGCGAACAGCAGCACCAGGGCCACCACGAGGCCGTAGATGGTGAGAGCTTCCATGAAGGCCAGGGAAAGCAGCAGGGTGCCGCGGATCTTGCCTTCAGCTTCAGGCTGACGAGCGATGCCTTCGACAGCGCCGCCGGCAGCGGTGCCCTGACCGATACCGGGGCCGATGGCGCCAAGGCCGACGGCGAGACCAGCGGCCACGACGGACGCAGCGGAGGTGATGGAATCCATGGTGGAAGGGGGGATGTGGAGCGCTGGGGTAGCGCTGGTTGAACCTGTCGCCAGCGGACGTCTCCTCCTTGGAGACGGGCCCGGACTGCAACCGGACCTGCGAGCAGGAGATTTAGCAGATCGGCTGAAAGGAGCGGCACGTTGCCGTGCGCTCAATCCAGGCCGAGGGAGCTTTAGTGATGCTCTTCGTGAACAGCCTCGCCGATGTAATAAGCGGCGAGGGTGGCGAAGATCAAGGCCTGAATCGCACTGGTGAACAAGCCCAGGAACATGGCCGGCAGAGGAACGACCAGCGGCACAAGAAAAGCAAGCACCGCAACCACCAGTTCATCAGCCAGGATGTTGCCGAACAAACGGAACGACAGGCTGAGGGGCTTAGTGAAGTCCTCGACGATCTTGAACGGGAGCATGATCGGAGTCGGCTCCACGTAGTACTCGAAGTACCGGAAACCCTTGCGGCTAAGGCCTGCATAGAAGTAGGCCAGTGAGACCAGCAGAGCCAGGGCGATCGTGGTGTTGAT
Coding sequences within it:
- the atpE gene encoding ATP synthase F0 subunit C, whose protein sequence is MDSITSAASVVAAGLAVGLGAIGPGIGQGTAAGGAVEGIARQPEAEGKIRGTLLLSLAFMEALTIYGLVVALVLLFANPFAG
- a CDS encoding F0F1 ATP synthase subunit B, producing the protein MNLPLPLVMASEGGFGLNFNIFESNIINLAIVIACLWKFLPSFLGGILERRRALILSDLKDAEERLAKATASLATAQQDLGQAQKKADQIRAEGKERAQSIRLEIEKRTIEDMARIKQSSSNDLESEAARVTTLLRRQAAQLAIDKALSSLPGKLDDQAQARFIEQAIQSMGNA
- a CDS encoding F0F1 ATP synthase subunit B', which produces MTSWLLLAEAGAPEGGLFDLDATLPLMAVQIVVLTFILNALFFRPVGRVVEEREDYISTSRAEAKQKLAQVERLETELKEQLKEARLHTQKLILDAEQESDRLYRDALATATAEANASREQARREIDSQRESAMTQLQGDADQLGDLIVERLLAATK